A DNA window from Coffea arabica cultivar ET-39 chromosome 6c, Coffea Arabica ET-39 HiFi, whole genome shotgun sequence contains the following coding sequences:
- the LOC113694074 gene encoding cytochrome P450 93A3-like, translated as MANSSDILFYGLLFFIWFATTTFFRYVLKQRKNGSKQIRHPPSPPSLPIIGHLHLLGSVASKSYQTLANQYGPLIRLRVVSSSVVVVSNAAIAKEFLKNNEMNFVSRPQFGAADFNIYAGSEFVNAEYGPYWRFMKKLCMTELLSVTQVNRFVDIRRQEMMKLLKILVGFSEERKACDLGVELMTTTNNVISRMAMSTRCTPALDEGRRLWEFVKEIFQLSPKFALGELFGPIGKLDLFGYGKSVKALISKFDSLVEKIMVEHENELNSSNKERKDMMDILLEIHGDKKAEVKLSRTDIKSFLMELFMAGTETVSVALTWTLAELINHPKVFRQLRDEINTVVGSKRLVQESDVPKLLYLQAVVKESLRLHAPAPLIFRRCGEDCKINGYDILANERVAFNVFAIMRDPSSWDNPLEFQPERFMVGSKGAYDDYQMDIKGQNFNIFPFGSGRRGCPGASLSLAVVHSAVALLVQCFDFTVQGGEKIKMEEGSGLSAGLAHPLMCYATAHLNPLELVVNCS; from the exons ATGGCCAACTCCTCAGATATTCTTTTCTACGGCCTTTTGTTCTTCATTTGGTTCGCTACCACCACCTTCTTCCGTTACGTTCTAAAGCAACGAAAAAACGGTTCTAAACAAATTCGACACCCTCCAAGCCCTCCATCACTGCCCATCATAGGCCATCTTCACCTGCTTGGCTCCGTAGCATCCAAGAGTTACCAAACCTTAGCCAATCAATACGGGCCGCTCATTCGGCTCCGTGTCGTTTCATCCTCAGTTGTTGTTGTCTCCAACGCTGCCATTGCTAAAGAGTTCTTGAAGAataatgagatgaattttgtgtccAGGCCACAATTCGGGGCTGCAGATTTTAATATCTATGCTGGCTCTGAATTTGTTAACGCGGAATACGGCCCCTACTGGCGTTTCATGAAGAAACTTTGCATGACTGAGCTTCTTTCCGTGACACAAGTCAACCGGTTTGTTGACATCAGGAGGCAAGAGATGATGAAGTTGTTGAAGATTCTTGTTGGCTTTTCAGAAGAAAGGAAGGCTTGTGATTTGGGAGTGGAACTTATGACCACGACGAATAATGTGATTAGCAGGATGGCTATGAGCACCAGATGCACGCCTGCTCTGGATGAAGGTAGGCGCCTATGGGAGTTTGTCAAGGAGATTTTTCAGCTTTCGCCCAAATTTGCTTTGGGAGAATTATTTGGTCCTATAGGCAAACTTGATTTGTTTGGATATGGGAAGAGTGTGAAGGCCTTGATCTCGAAGTTTGATTCATTGGTGGAGAAGATAATGGTGGAACATGAGAACGAGTTGAACTCCTCTAATAAGGAAAGGAAGGACATGATGGATATTCTCCTGGAGATTCACGGGGATAAAAAGGCTGAAGTCAAGCTGAGTAGAACTGACATAAAATCCTTTCTTATG GAACTCTTCATGGCAGGTACTGAAACAGTAAGTGTGGCACTGACTTGGACGCTAGCAGAGCTCATAAATCATCCAAAGGTGTTCCGGCAGCTTAGAGATGAAATCAATACCGTTGTGGGATCAAAAAGACTAGTCCAAGAATCTGATGTTCCAAAGCTTCTTTACCTGCAAGCAGTTGTTAAAGAAAGCCTAAGACTACATGCTCCTGCACCCTTGATATTTCGTCGATGCGGTGAAGATTGCAAGATCAACGGCTATGATATCTTGGCTAATGAGAGGGTAGCATTCAATGTCTTTGCTATTATGAGGGACCCAAGTTCATGGGACAATCCGCTCGAATTTCAACCAGAAAGGTTCATGGTGGGCTCTAAAGGCGCTTATGATGATTACCAGATGGATATTAAGGGacaaaatttcaatatttttcccTTTGGGAGTGGAAGAAGAGGGTGCCCTGGTGCATCACTTTCCTTAGCAGTGGTTCATTCAGCAGTTGCCCTGCTTGTTCAGTGCTTTGATTTTACAGTGCAGGGAggagaaaagataaaaatggaAGAGGGGTCTGGTTTATCTGCTGGCTTGGCTCATCCACTTATGTGCTATGCTACTGCACATCTTAATCCTTTGGAATTAGTTGTTAATTGCAGCTAG
- the LOC113692199 gene encoding protein POLYCHOME, producing MPEARDRISRAEDLAAIYTRRRQSIISGGSGNGNLSGGGISVLADEAMDVSPTTPFRWGAMAMTGTRGGGMGVADGSVGGGFERGSLGTPRIWRGRHLQMSSVRVIGRQNMSPTVRGSRGRVRGRGRGRGGSVLPNWYPRTPLQDVTAIVRAIERRRASLREGEGHQLESPIPQEQTVHDPTVSTSGAQLEHDISMITPYPTIRSRACPVSVGKVPKILLDITNQNAGETAFLTPEKKLLNSIDTVEKVVMEELHKLKRTPIAKKAEREKKVKTLMSMR from the exons ATGCCGGAGGCCAGAGACAGAATATCTAGGGCAGAGGACTTGGCGGCCATTTACACTCGTCGACGACAGTCAATAATCTCAGGTGGAAGCGGAAATGGCAATTTAAGTGGCGGAGGAATCAGTGTTTTAGCTGATGAGGCAATGGATGTGAGTCCCACCACTCCGTTCCGATGGGGGGCAATGGCTATGACGGGAACTCGTGGAGGAGGAATGGGAGTGGCCGATGGTTCTGTTGGAGGTGGATTTGAGAGGGGCAGTCTGGGAACACCAAGAATTTGGCGTGGCAGGCATTTGCAGATGTCTTCAGTAAGAGTTATTGGCAGGCAGAACATGTCTCCTACGGTCAGAGGTAGCCGAGGCCGGGTTAGAGGTCGAGGCAGGGGTCGTGGTGGTAGTGTTTTGCCCAATTGGTACCCCAGAACTCCCCTTCAGGATGTCACTGCTATTGTGAGG GCTATTGAAAGAAGAAGAGCTAGCTTGAGGGAAGGTGAAGGCCATCAACTTGAGAGTCCGATCCCCCAGGAACAGACTGTTCATGATCCTACTGTGTCTACATCAGGTGCTCAACTCGAGCACGATATTTCTATGATCACTCCATATCCAACAATAAGAAGTAGAGCCTGTCCAGTATCTGTTGGTAAAGTGCCGAAAATATTGCTCGATATCACCAACCAGAATGCTGGAGAGACAGCTTTTCTCACTCCAGAAAAGAAGCTGTTGAACTCCATTGATACAGTTGAGAAAGTGGTAATGGAGGAACTGCACAAATTGAAAAGGACTCCCATTGCAAAGAAGGcagagagggaaaagaaagttaAGACTTTGATGTCAATGCGTTAA
- the LOC113694073 gene encoding cytochrome P450 93A3, with protein MANFSNALFYGLLFFIWFAATTFFRYVLKQRKNGSKPVRHPPSPPSLPIIGHLHLLGSIASKSFQTLANQYGPLIRLRIVSSTVVVVSNAAVAKEFLKNNEMNFVSRPQFGAADFNIYAGSEFVNAEYGPYWRFMKKLCMTELLSVPQVNRFVDIRRQEMMKLLEIIVSFSEEGKACNLGVELMTMTNNVVSRMAMSTRCTPALDESKLLWEFVKEILELAPKFALGELFGPIGKFDLFGYGKRVKALISKFDSLVEKIMVEHENELNSSNKERKDMMDILLEIHRDKTAEVKLSRTDIKSFLMELFMAGTETVSVALTWTLAELINHPKVCQQLRDEITTVVGSKRLVQESDVPKLPYLQAVVKESLRLHAPAPLIFRRCGEDCKINGYDILANERIAFNVLAIMRDPSSWDNPLEFQPERFMVGSKGAYDDYQMDIKGQNFNIFPFGSGRRGCPGASLALAVAHSAVALLVQCFDFRVQGGEKINIEEGSGLSAGLAHPLMCYVTPHLNPLELVVNEAK; from the exons ATGGCCAATTTCTCAAATGCTCTTTTCTATGGCCTTTTGTTCTTCATCTGGTTCGCAGCCACCACCTTCTTCCGTTATGTTCTAAAGCAACGAAAAAATGGTTCTAAACCAGTTCGACACCCTCCAAGCCCTCCATCACTGCCCATCATCGGCCATCTTCACCTGCTTGGCTCCATAGCATCCAAGAGTTTCCAAACCTTAGCCAACCAATACGGGCCGCTCATTCGGCTCCGCATTGTTTCATCCACAGTTGTTGTTGTCTCCAACGCTGCCGTTGCCAAAGAGTTCTTGAAGAataatgagatgaattttgtgtccAGGCCACAATTTGGGGCCGCAGATTTTAATATCTATGCTGGCTCTGAATTTGTTAACGCGGAATACGGCCCCTATTGGCGTTTCATGAAGAAACTTTGCATGACTGAGCTTCTTTCCGTGCCACAGGTCAACCGGTTTGTTGACATCAGGAGACAAGAGATGATGAAGTTGTTGGAGATTATTGTCAGTTTTTCAGAAGAAGGGAAGGCTTGTAATTTGGGAGTGGAACTTATGACCATGACTAATAATGTGGTTAGCAGGATGGCCATGAGCACCAGATGCACGCCTGCTCTTGATGAAAGTAAGCTCCTGTGGGAGTTTGTGAAGGAGATTCTTGAGCTTGCGCCCAAGTTTGCTTTGGGAGAATTATTTGGTCCTATAGGCAAATTTGATTTGTTTGGATATGGGAAGAGGGTGAAGGCCTTGATCTCGAAGTTTGATTCATTGGTGGAGAAGATAATGGTGGAACATGAGAACGAGTTGAACTCCTCTAATAAGGAAAGGAAGGACATGATGGATATTCTCTTGGAGATTCACAGGGATAAAACTGCTGAAGTCAAGCTGAGTAGAACAGACATCAAATCCTTTCTTATG GAACTTTTCATGGCAGGCACTGAAACAGTGAGTGTGGCACTGACTTGGACGCTAGCAGAGCTCATAAATCATCCAAAGGTGTGCCAGCAGCTTAGAGATGAAATCACTACTGTTGTGGGATCAAAAAGACTAGTCCAAGAATCTGATGTTCCAAAGCTTCCTTACCTGCAAGCAGTTGTGAAAGAAAGCCTAAGACTACATGCTCCAGCACCCTTGATATTTCGTCGATGTGGTGAAGATTGCAAGATCAACGGCTATGATATCTTGGCTAATGAGAGGATAGCATTCAATGTCTTAGCTATTATGAGGGACCCAAGTTCATGGGACAATCCGCTCGAATTTCAACCGGAAAGGTTCATGGTGGGATCTAAAGGCGCTTATGATGATTACCAGATGGATATTAAGGGacaaaatttcaatatttttccaTTTGGGAGTGGAAGAAGAGGGTGCCCTGGTGCATCACTTGCCTTAGCAGTGGCTCATTCAGCAGTTGCCCTGCTTGTTCAGTGCTTTGATTTTAGAGTGCAGGGAGGAGAAAAGATAAACATTGAAGAAGGGTCAGGGTTATCTGCTGGCTTGGCTCATCCACTCATGTGCTATGTTACTCCGCATCTTAATCCTTTGGAATTAGTTGTTAACGAGGCCAAATAA
- the LOC113693016 gene encoding uncharacterized protein: MTKNQDENLRREVVELGSVVRTFANKSEGVEQAMRSMEFRQDATEKLLKGLDQKYEGLMNMMAQLVAKISDQGKEPEGSSSSKKDDRSNESRMEPQKEAGSRREARVHGRLPKMDLPIFYGDNPREWIRKANKYFKLHEIEEDLKAEVAELYFRDRADIWFHGVFHGREAIPWSELSTALCIRFGEGSPEEAIEEFNKLVHAGSVAEYLEKFEMLKALVMPSLPHLSDSYYKACFMSGLKEEIVNMVKISKPETLAVAIEIAKLQEKNLKAIQKMQKPVNTSFNSQKIHSKNTPHTKWNQNYPKHTNKPPDQHTSNQNFFKKITPTEYNHRREKGLCYKCAEPYTLGHVCKQAHAHLLLADEDEDMERGREPEEEVFYDCINGGLAGEHIEVSIHALAGGARHKTIRLRGYVKGRQVTALIDSGSTHCFLDEQLAKELKLCTQGPTLVVNVANGEKVDSKGLDKPMQWEMQGHQFQHTFNTLRLGGCDMILGVDWLAKHSPIEFNFMELSMKILKGKQEIILKGEEISTKLEILKGGRLAKWLRKQEYGAVAQLVTVGKEERPGQIPTEINHVLDQYKDVFEEPKGMPPTRSHDHQIVLKEGARPFQVRPYRCPYVQKSEIEKLVKEMLELGIIQPSSSPFASPVLLVKKKDRTWRFCVDYRQLNELTVKNKFSMPLIEELIDELHGAKYFTKMDLRAGYFQIRVKVEDIPKTAFRTHQGLYEFKVMPFGLTNAPQPSRA, from the coding sequence ATGACAAAAAACCAGGACGAAAATCTGAGAAGAGAGGTTGTGGAATTAGGGAGTGTGGTCAGGACCTTCGCCAACAAAAGTGAGGGAGTAGAACAGGCCATGAGGTCAATGGAGTTTAGACAGGATGCTACTGAAAAACTGCTGAAAGGATTGGATCAGAAGTATGAGGGCCTGATGAACATGATGGCTCAGTTGGTGGCCAAGATCAGTGACCAGGGAAAGGAACCAGAAGGCAGTAGCAGTTCAAAAAAGGATGATCGATCAAATGAATCCAGGATGGAGCCACAAAAAGAAGCAGGTAGTAGGAGAGAGGCCAGAGTCCATGGTAGATTGCCAAAAATGGATCTGCCAATTTTTTATGGAGACAATCCAAGGGAGTGGATCAGGAAGGCTAACAAGTATTTCAAGCTACACGAGATAGAGGAGGACTTGAAGGCTGAGGTTGCTGAACTCTATTTCAGAGACAGAGCAGACATATGGTTCCATGGAGTTTTTCATGGAAGGGAGGCTATTCCCTGGTCAGAATTATCCACTGCTCTATGCATCAGATTTGGAGAGGGAAGTCCAGAAGAGGCCATCGAAGAATTCAATAAACTGGTGCATGCAGGATCTGTGGCTGAATACTTGGAGAAATTTGAGATGCTCAAAGCCCTGGTAATGCCTTCTCTACCTCACTTGTCTGATTCATATTATAAGGCATGTTTTATGAGTGGACTGAAAGAGGAAATAGTTAATATGGTGAAAATATCTAAACCTGAAACCTTAGCTGTTGCCATTGAAATAGCAAAACTCCAAGAAAAGAACCTCAAAGCAATCCAAAAAATGCAGAAACCTGTCAATACCAGTTTCAATAGCCAAAAAATCCACAGCAAAAATACACCCCACACCAAATGGAACCAAAACTACCCCAAACACACCAACAAACCCCCTGATCAGCACACTTCCAACCagaacttttttaaaaaaataactcCCACAGAATACAATCACAGGAGGGAAAAGGGGCTATGTTATAAATGTGCAGAACCTTATACCTTGGGGCATGTTTGCAAACAAGCCCATGCACATTTACTGTTGGCTGATGAGGATGAAGACATGGAGAGGGGTAGGGAACCAGAGGAGGAAGTTTTCTATGACTGCATTAATGGAGGTCTGGCAGGGGAACACATAGAAGTATCAATTCATGCCTTGGCAGGAGGAGCAAGGCACAAAACGATAAGGCTGAGGGGTTATGTTAAGGGAAGGCAAGTCACTGCACTGATTGATAGTGGTAGTACCCATTGCTTCTTGGATGAGCAGCTGGCAAAGGAGTTGAAACTGTGTACACAGGGGCCAACTTTGGTAGTCAATGTGGCTAATGGTGAGAAGGTGGACTCCAAGGGACTGGATAAACCTATGCAGTGGGAAATGCAAGGGCATCAGTTCCAACATACCTTCAACACTCTGAGGTTGGGGGGATGTGACATGATACTGGGGGTGGATTGGTTAGCCAAACACAGCCCTATAGAGTTCAATTTCATGGAACTCAGTATGAAGATCCTCAAGGGGAAGCAAGAAATAATACTGAAGGGGGAGGAGATCAGCACCAAGTTGGAGATACTCAAAGGAGGCAGGCTAGCAAAATGGCTAAGGAAGCAGGAATATGGGGCAGTAGCACAACTGGTGACAGTGGGGAAGGAGGAAAGACCAGGACAGATACCCACTGAAATCAACcatgtgctagatcaatacaaggATGTCTTTGAAGAACCAAAAGGGATGCCTCCAACAAGGAGCCATGATCACCAGATTGTCCTCAAGGAGGGAGCCAGGCCCTTCCAGGTGAGGCCATACAGGTGCCCCTACGTGCAGAAGTCAGAAATTGAGAAGTTGGTGAAGGAAATGCTGGAACTAGGCATCATACAACCCAGCAGCAGCCCATTTGCTTCCCCAGTGCTACTGGTTAAGAAAAAAGATAGGACATGGAGGTTCTGTGTAGACTACAGGCAGTTGAATGAGCTGACAGTGAAGAACAAATTTTCCATGCCCCTGATCGAAGAGTTAATAGATGAACTGCATGGGGCTAAGTATTTCACAAAAATGGATCTAAGGGCAGGATACTTTCAAATCAGGGTCAAAGTGGAAGACATACCAAAAACAGCTTTCAGGACTCATCAAGGACTCTATGAATTCAAGGTCATGCCATTTGGCTTGACCAATGCCCCGCAACCTTCCAGAGCCTGA
- the LOC113691516 gene encoding cytochrome P450 93A3-like encodes MALMMVSEMFLFNPLLLMFLLFLAVSLFLSHAIKGRMKSKTPIQHPPSPPALPLIGHFHLLGPETAKSFQTLASRYGPILRLRLVSKTSVIVSSAMIAKEILKDNEMNFISRPVVGYSWFNIYDGSTFVFAEYGTYWRFMKKLCMTELLSLAQVSRFTDIRRDETMKLLETLVKCSYEGKSCDLGKEFLRLTNNYTCRIVMSTRCSASEDESKKVWEFIKEIEDLLAKLTFGEILGPLLGKLDLFGYGRKLKTLLSSFDTLVEKIMSKHEEDMRFCRKKERRDLMDLLLDVYRDENAEVKLTRKNIKALILELFTAGTETSAKALEWTIAELINHPQEFKKLKEEIHRVVGSQRLVEESDIPNLPYLRAVIRESLRLHPPSAVLLRRCVKDCKISGYDILANEGVLFNLIDIMRDPSSWENPLDFQPERFMEKSGGHYDPYQMDIRGQNFKMLAFGTGRRGCPGASLALAAVHGVIAALAQCFDFEVEGGKEIDMEEKAGLANAMAHPLLCYPITHFNPFAVHS; translated from the exons ATGGCTCTGATGATGGTATCAGAAATGTTTCTGTTCAATCCGCTTCTATTaatgtttcttttgttcttggccgtctccctttttctttcccATGCAATAAAGGGGCGGATGAAATCTAAAACACCAATCCAACACCCTCCAAGTCCTCCGGCATTGCCACTCATTGGACATTTTCATCTGCTTGGTCCAGAAACAGCCAAATCCTTCCAAACCCTGGCCTCCCGCTATGGTCCCATCCTGCGGCTCCGGTTGGTTTCAAAAACTTCTGTAATAGTTTCTAGTGCCATGATTGCAAAAGAAATATTGAAAGACAATGAGATGAATTTCATCTCGAGGCCTGTAGTGGGATATTCATGGTTCAATATATACGACGGCTCAACGTTTGTGTTCGCGGAATATGGGACGTATTGGCGTTTCATGAAGAAATTGTGTATGACTGAGCTTCTTTCCCTAGCACAGGTCAGCCGATTCACTGATATCAGAAGAGATGAGACGATGAAATTGTTGGAAACCCTTGTTAAGTGCTCTTATGAAGGTAAGTCATGCGATCTTGGAAAGGAGTTTTTGAGACTCACAAACAATTATACATGCAGGATAGTGATGAGCACGAGGTGTTCCGCCAGTGAAGATGAGAGTAAGAAGGTCTGGGAGTTTATTAAAGAGATAGAAGACCTACTGGCCAAATTAACCTTTGGCGAGATATTGGGTCCTTTGCTGgggaaacttgatttatttggcTATGGGAGAAAGCTGAAGACTTTGCTTTCAAGTTTTGATACACTGGTAGAAAAGATAATGAGTAAGCATGAGGAGGATATGCGCTTTTgtagaaaaaaggaaaggaggGATCTTATGGATTTGCTCTTGGATGTTTACAGGGATGAAAATGCTGAAGTGAAGCTAACCAGAAAGAACATCAAGGCCTTGATCTTG GAACTTTTTACAGCAGGCACCGAAACATCAGCCAAAGCCTTAGAGTGGACGATTGCGGAGCTTATCAACCAccctcaagaattcaagaagcttAAAGAAGAAATTCATAGAGTTGTTGGTTCACAAAGGCTTGTTGAGGAATCAGATATCCCAAATCTTCCTTACTTGCGAGCAGTCATTAGAGAAAGCTTAAGACTACACCCTCCTTCAGCCGTGCTTCTTCGTAGATGCGTGAAGGATTGTAAGATCAGTGGTTATGATATATTAGCGAATGAAGGGGTATTATTCAATTTGATTGACATCATGAGGGACCCAAGTTCATGGGAAAATCCGCTAGATTTTCAACCCGAGAGGTTCATGGAGAAATCCGGAGGACATTACGATCCGTATCAAATGGATATTAGAGggcaaaatttcaagatgttgGCCTTTGGTACAGGAAGAAGAGGGTGTCCAGGTGCGTCTCTGGCTTTAGCTGCTGTTCATGGAGTGATTGCCGCACTTGCTCAGTGCTTTGATTTTGAGGTGGAAGGAGGGAAAGAGATAGA